Within the Medicago truncatula cultivar Jemalong A17 chromosome 4, MtrunA17r5.0-ANR, whole genome shotgun sequence genome, the region ttttacaataaaacaaaacaaaagaataaagttcaagggagtttggaaacactacgactaaagacactttattaggctccccccacacttaggagaagcattgtcctcaatgattcaaaataagaaaaagaaaaagaagaagaataagaagaagaaggagaagaagaagaagaagaagaagaagaagaagaagaagagaagaagagaagtagagaagagtagaggaagaggagagctcacaattttatgGAAATCCACAaggtggaccttggaggtgaaggtgttgcatcatgtattggaacatttgattgtgttattcatttatttgattgccccttaggacatcgtttcttatCCCGaccatttcaacaccttgtTTTTGTTGCTcgatgcatattatttgaactTTGGTTTGCATCCATGTCCACCGTTtatcattatagtttccaccggcttTTTGTTCATGGTGTTgtgcacctacctcctcttcatcaccaccatcatcaccatcatcttgtacctgtgggttagtaccaacataaagcaaattttccaccacctccggattagtaatgtccgaattaggtagaataatcaaacaattagTTCTAATAATTCTCCATTCATATTGGTAATTATGAGTATGGTCATGGGTTCTAAGGAAAGACAAAGTAGTGAGAGTATATaagtttggataataattttcaTCTATCCTCTTGATCCTTTGATTCACACTCACCCTAAACCTCTTAGCAATAAAAGTGAGTTTGGATTTAAAAGCATCATTGTAATTTGGGTCAGTTtggattttcgtccctgtaaaaaaaaacattgaaaaacatccctgtaaaattttttgtttgaaaaaggtccctggccccacttttTTGCTGACATGGTATGTTTTGGCCatgtggcagttgctgactgtgcaacttttgccacgtggcagtccatgtcattaaatatttaaaaattattttttaaaattaaaaaaactgaaaaaaaatcataaaaaaatcctatatttttttaaatatgaagaaaaaaattggaaattccttttttttttttttcacatatggaaataaatgtttgaaaattaaaattaaaaattatataatctcaaaatttataacttttgaaaatataattttcagtattttcgaaaaaaaatgtaatatataatattcaaattaaaaaaagaattaattttcgaaaattgaattttcacttttttttaattttaacagtttttttatgatttttaaatttttttaatttaaaaacagaattttgaatattttttttttaattatgtggcatgccacgtggcaaaagttgcacagtcagcaactgccacatGGTAAAAACAATGCCAAATCAGATCggaagtggggccagggacctttttcaaacaaaaaattttacagggatatttttcaaagttttttttttttacagggacaaaaatcaaaactggtccaaattacaaggacgactATCATATTtatggcttttttttttttttttttctttctcttccatTGTGTTTCTAACTGTAGCTAACTTTAATGTACAGGAGGAACCTGATGTAAAAGATGCTGATGATGAGGTAATTAAAGTTccattttttttggacaaaatagAGGTGATTAACAAAAGTTCTGGGATTACTGCTTTTAACAATTGTATGGGATCTGATAACCACTTGACCCATGCTGAATTCATAATTTTTAGTTAAAGGAGTTTGGTGCAGTGATATTATCCATACTGGATCCTTGctgaatttaataatttttcagcACATGCACATGCTTCTGGCAGCAAATTGTGAACTGAAGAGACTGAACTGAGCTTTAATTTTCAATCCCAATCTAGTACATAGTGGAaatgttaatataaaaaatatggaaCATTTGGGTTTACACTGTCACTATGTGAATTCCATTTCGGTGAAGACACGACATTAAGCTATAGATTGGAATCATGTTCAtgatacaaaaataataaataaagtgaacaaatgtttaagatgtttgataacaaataaaaaacacttgGGCAAGTAATCCGACTGACTGGTATTTGTACCAAGAAAGGCATTTTTAAACGAAATGAATGGTGCATAATTTGCATATTAAATTAATGATGCTAAAACTTTTGAACTGATAGACTTAGAATATTTCTTGTTGGCAGGAAAAAGACGAGGATGACTATGAAGAAAAGGATGACGATAAGCGTGTTGTTGAGGAAGGCAATTGAAAATGCATTGTGGTGGCGTGacctgtttattttttattttctggtATGAGTATGTCTTAGGCTTTTGGGCGTTCAGACCATGGCTTTCTTTCAGAGTAATAACTCGTGGAAACAAGTAGAGCTACCCAGGCCAGTTAGTGGTACTCGGACCATAATTTACTAATTAGCCTGTCAAGTTATTTCTGCTAGTTTCACCCTTGGTGCAATTTTAGTGATACTTATGATATGTTAGCTTTCTCTCCTGGGTTTTTGTTGTGAATTACATTGGTATTTACTTGCTGTTTGGGTATCTTCTTAGCATAAAAAGGCTTACATGGTAtattcatattgtgtttgttacattttttttaatatttaaattcattcttatctatttgttacatgtgttatttgtatttaagatTGAAcgtatttttgaaagaaaaaaaatccaacccaAAAGAGCTTATACATTGTAGATAGGTAAGAGGACATTGCTTAAACACCCTTTGGGATGtaacagaaaaaaaaagaagcgtaatatatcatttggtcctttaacttaattctttttttcgatttgatcccttaactattaagcgtttcaatttggttttttatctttgtttttgcCATCAATTTGgttctattttattaatttaaaccTTTTAAAAAGAAGACTGTTGGATAAAGGAGGTCCATCGTATCTAACGGTatatcaccaacacctaattttcaAACCCAGAagctttttatgttttatgaatggtcaataaaagagagaaaaaagaaaagaaacagagTGGCTGGTGCAGGGCGGcagtgtttgattttgaaattaggGTTGATTTTAGGATGAATTGgtgaataaattgaattttggtgttgtttgtggtgaattgaatttgaattaaaaagtcTACTCACGGTAAACTCATCCATTATAAGATAACTTATTAGCTATCCACTATCATTTTTGCCGAGCagaacaaaatgattttttttcctttttttctttgaaatggTAAGAGTTGGATGATTTATTAGATAGAGTTTGCAAAATAACTATTTGGTTGATTAAGTTAAACAATGTCaattaatttagtcatttttcaGAATTTAATACCTAAGTTTTCGAAGTTCTATATTTGTTTTGATCCATCAATATATCAATGGAGTATTCATTATACTATGTAGGTTGTAAAAGTTCtaaattaacattttccaacaaaaaaaaaaagaacataactATTATGTTGCAAATTTAATGGAGTAAATTTCTTAAGCTTTACACTTTTCATGGGGTAAAGGCTTAGGTTTCTAGTATACACAATACTTTTTGTGTGTGGATAAATGCAATACTTTTACTAGAGACTATGAGTGTCAACAACCTTAAATACACTAGTAGTCAACTAAGTAAGTCATTAAATACACACAATAGGCTAGATTGCCATTAAGGTCTTGTTTCTTTGTGCATAAGATTGACATGAAAGTAAAATAtactaatatacaaaaatattttgataaacgAATGATCTTAATTAATGATATCCTTTAAAATgaatacaaaacaaaaacttgtGCTTAATATGTAAATATTAAAAACTAACAAACTTAGCAAAGGATGATCAGTGACTTCTTTGATTTTGCATAGAACTTGTCTTAATTATTGTAGCCGAGAACTGGTGTTATTGTCAATTCAGTATTTATGATCACAAAATGTcaggtttatttcattttttacttttaatttcatccACCTTAAAACATTCGAAAACTGAACATTGCATATTCCCTTCCATCTTGAGAGAACTCGTGCATTGCAAATACCATAAAAAAACCTTTATTGCAatgggaagaaaaagaaatacatcACTTTTAATAGTTGGTAGCAAATGTATTATTATGAAACTAATACCTCACTAATGTGGATTGTTAAGTGCAATAGGTATCCCAACAACATAGTTCTTTCCATTGGTCCAAATTAACTTTCCAAAGACATAATCAGACTTATCCTTACTTTGCAGCTTGAAGGTTAATGTAACTCTGAACTCCTTCTTTTCGCCCTTTTGATTAAAGCTCAGCGTCTTAGGCTCAACATAAATTACATATTCCGGGGGAGCTTGGATTTGTGCGGTATATGTGCTTGGAGACCCCACGTTTGTAAGAGTACGAGTAACATTTATAGATTGTCCGACTTTAAAGTCCAGAATTGTGATTGCTGGATAGTTGAAATCTTTCAAATTGAAGGATTTTGGACAAGTGTAGGGCTTGCCATAGAAAAACCTAAGCATGGAACTATTGTAGCCACGAGCGCACAAAAAGTTCATATAGTCAGTAATATTTAGGTCATATACAAGTCCAGGGTCGACCACACGATTAGGTTGAATGTGTCCTGCTCCGTAGTCAAATGGAGTTGCCTTTTCCTTAAATGAATCCAAAATAGGTCCCCCAGTGTTGTCTTCTGTTGTTGCTGCAAAATACGTTAATATATTTAGGTTGTGTTAAACTCAACGTTTTTGAACTTTGAAGCTAAAAAGAAGTGAAGTCAAAATTATGTTATGTCAAACATAACATTGCCATAGAATGCATATACACTTGTAAAGAAAGTGCAAGAAAATGCACAAACTGATCTTATCGGTGTGCGAAATTCTACTTTACCTGTTGTCATGATTGCTGACTTGACAGCAGCAGGACTCCAATTAGGATGAAGAGATTTTACTAGCCCAACAAGACCAGCAACATGAGGACATGACATTGAAGTTCCTGACATAATATTGAAAAGAGTTCTGCGTTTATCATATTCTTGTTccgagggagatatattttcaCTATAAGCAGCAATTATGTCGACTCCTGGTGCGGTGATGTCAGGCTAGAACAAcggaaaacaaaaatcataattgCAATAATACAATAAGATTAAGTTATTATAAGATCAACTAATATAGGATAGTCATATTCAAAATAGAAGACTAAACCTTGAGGATTGTTGGCTCAACGAGATTTGGTCCTCTTGCTGAAAAAGATGCTATAAAAGGAGCTGGCTTTGTAGCCAACTGTGTTGTCACTTTAGAAATGTAAGCCACAGGAGACCTACATAATacatgaatgaataaatataaaatgctaTGAATAATGAAAAACATGAAATCAAAGGTTTTGGAATGAATGTTGTTGAAATCTCGTGCAGTCTTGATATTAGTGGATGGTTGGATCAATATAAGACGATACATATTTTAAACTGAGCCTAAATTATGTACCGTCCAATCTTGATCCAATAGCTATTGAtatcatgactacatgattgcaCTGAACTCTGACCGCAAACAATCCAAATCCGAAATCAAAACTAGGTAGAATTCATCAAgcttgaaacaaaataacaaaatcattACTTGGTGTGGTTAATGTAATTAAAAATGTAACTGCCATCTATAAAGTTAACATATGAAGATGGAAGCACGTGAGGATCAGCTTGAATTCCACTCCCTGAATCCTTATCTGAATTAGCCAAAATAATTCCAACAGCACCTACACGAGCAGCTTCCACACCCTTATGAGTTCTACAAAGAAAGTGACAATCATCTGGAACTTGAAAACAAACCAATATTTTCCCCTTAGCCTTTTGTGGATCAAGAGTTCCACCCTCGCAATTTAGGCTACAAATGATTTAGTATATTTTAATTAGGAAAAAATTTCCACTAGATAAAAATTTCTTAAGAGGGTAAATTCAGTAAAAAAAGATAGTATTCTTACGCGTCTTTGGAAGATGCATTATCATATTTGACATCAGCACCAGTTATCAATGGATACAACTTATTAGGCAGCAATTCCAACTCTGAAAGGCTAGCACCCTAATAGAATATTCTAATTCAGTAAAATGGTAACTGTAATAGTAAGggaaataataatgaaaataaaatatgacaaTCAATATACCTTGAGTGTTTTGTTGTCACCAAGGGTAACAAAACTAGTGAACTCTCTATCAATTGTACTTGCAGCAACTGTAAACACCCATGGTTCCAAGTTGGATACAGTACTAGGAGCAGGTCCTGAATTTCCTCCAGCAGCCACAACAATTATGTTATTGGCAACTGCATGGAAAGACCCTATGGAAATACTGCTATCGTAAAATTCAACAGGAAAATCACCACCCAAAGACACTGAAAGCACGTCGACACCATCACTTATGGCAGCTTCAAAACCAGCCAAAATATCTGCATCATAACATGAATCCCAACAAACCTTATAGGCTACAACTCGTGCTTTTGGCGATCCACCACTTGCTGTTCCATTGCCATAGCCAAATACACTTGCATTAGCAACAAAATTTCCTCCGGCAGTTGATAAAGTATGTGTACCATGACCATCAATGTCACGTGCACTATTAAATGATACACTGTGGAGACCTTTACCACCACTTGGACTTGCTAAAAATCCTTTGTAAAAATATCTTGCTCCAATAAGCTTCCTATAGGTAAAAATCACAATATGAGTGATACATAATTGATAAAAGTAATATCaaagacattttaaaaatatatgttttaatataattttttacttgtaAGGTGACGATTTTACTCAGATTAGAAGGTTGTAGCAGACGAGATTAAGTTACCTGTTGCAGAAAAATTTATCTTGATTTTGTTTATCAACTTGACAAATTCCATGCCATTTTTTTGGGATTGGTCCCATCCCTTCATCACTGAAACTCTTGGATTCAGGCCAAACACCTAACATAAACACAACATATCAATCAAAAGTGGgtgtttaacttttttaataccCTTTTATACTTTGTTGGAGGGTCTTACGGTAAGAGTAGGAAGAATTATTGTTTgtttctcaaaatatatcaatcttttctatttttctaaattttattggttcaaaatatatttttttgtcaaaagaatTTAAAACCTAAACATTTAACAAAAGTTATATAAAGGGTGTGATCGATCTGAATCTCCTTTTAAAGTCATAGTATTATGAGGTACTAAAAATATAGCAAAACAAATCGTTTTAGTTTAATGAATAGTCAATAGTAAAAAAGTAGTCAATAGTCAAGTATCCTATAAAGGGAGatcaatgaaaaacttaaaaggcaaaacgaaaaagaaaatgtaaacCAATGTTAAGGAACTAAATGTAGTaaaattatcttaaattttttgtagtcaatttaaaaatgtaaaaaatgctcaattattttcttttgtttctttaataagTGCCCAAAACACTTATTCAtctcttgtgatttttttggcaaACTTTGGTATGGCATTTCTCATTGGCTGGGTTATCAATTAGTGCTTCCGGAAAATGTGTTAGACCATTTATATCAATTTGGCACCTTTAGCGGCTTTTCTAACAACAAACGCTCAACTCTTAATCTTATTTGGCTATCTTGTGTGTGGGTGATCTGGCTTGAAAGAAATGCTCGCATATTTCACCAAAAAGAAGCTTATTTTAAtcaattgttagataaagttaagCTCCAATCATACTGGTGGCTGAAAGCGAACCGACCTAATTTTGTTTTCTCCTACCATTCATGGTGGTTGAACCCTTTACCTTGCTTAGGAATATTTATGTAACGGGGTAGccttctttttttgttcttgttttggCCTTTTGGCACTCTTATAATTAACTCTTTTAGCCGGGGTTTTAGCACTCCTTGTGCTGAAATCTCCAGGCTTTCAGTTTTTTAatccattttagtttcttaaaaaaaaaaaataagtgccCAAAACAATAGTCATGACCTGAAATAATATTTATCAAGGTTGACGATGACTGGACAATGAGATGCTTCATTAAAAACTACTCAtccatttccaaaaaaattatcatttcagtaatgatttttctttgaaatgttaaataaaatggTTTCTTTAaaggctatttttttttttatcttgatctctctattttttatttttttttgaagaatgatctctatttattatttttatggttatatctcttttaaaaatgaaagCTTGATTATTTGCTACCCAATTTTTTTCCTGACCTCAattcaaatataatttgttttggacTTTGAAAGTTATTTTTATGTCATAAAATAAATCCCGACCAAAATTAGTGAATAAAGATCCTctctattttctcaaaaaatagatgAAGGAAATCATTTAGAATGAGAGATAAACATTTAGACGGTGGATttcatcatcattaattattttatatacatttttaaatttctttgtGTCTTTATCTATTCAAATGGATGGAagaaaatgagataaaataGCCTTAAGCTATTTTAGTTTTAGAGGAAATAAAATCATCGAAAATCAATTTACAATGACTTAAATCTTATTTTAGTTTCTGATttagttgattattattttttttttttggtacaaaagagggcaaaGCTCATATTCAGTTGATTATTTTCACTAAAGATAAGTTACTTTATACTCATCTAAAAAAAAGTCACGTTATACTAAACCTTTTTCGTGAAGGAGTCTATTTTAGGTGGTGACATGTTTTTTGTGGATGTTGTTCTCAAGGGTGTTTATTTTCAGGTTTTCCGCTTATATACGGCGTCTTTTGTTTGTATTCTCAGTTTCACCGGTCTCTATTCGTCTTGAGCAGGGAtttgattgtttaataaaatttgttgcttaaaaaaaaaaaaaaaaatcacatgcaGCAATATAAAGATATGATTCATCATTCATTACCCGTATCTATATTTCCAATGATAATATCTTCACCAAATGATCTCTTCCATATTGAATCCTTTCGAATTCCACCATTGCTCTTTAACCGAAGGAAATCCCATGAGTGCGTTGTTTGaagtttatgttttttgttcAAGAAAATTGATATAACATTAGGATTCTCTGCATTCACCAATTGGGTagcatcaattaaaaaaaaaaattaaattcattaaaataaataaggaatcAATGCATGATGATAATTACATACTTGCAACCTCAGctgcttcatcttcatcaagtATTGCAGCAAAGCcgttaatatttttattgtaaGAATAAAATATTGCTTCTTTGGCCTTCTCAGTGCTGAGTaagaacaaataaattaaatctaatcaattcattttggttttgtCACATGAGAATTTCATAGTGAGGGTTTAATTAGTTGTATAGTACCATACCTTCCAAGGTAAGATCCAAGTAAATCATAGTGAGAGTTTGTGGCAGATTCAATATCAAATGATGAAGGATCTGGACCATGAGAATGTGATCCTAAGTATACAATATAggactagaaagaaaaaaaataatatggaagATAATTAGGTcacaatcaaaatgttaacatataaaaattagaaaattaatCGAATAATGAAATATGATGCTTGACACAAAGCTTGCCTGTTTGATTGCTATGGTAGGTTCTGTCCAAAGAACACAAATAAGAAGTGACACTAACACATGATGAATGGAGGATGGCATtgttattatgaatgaaaaacTAATTTCGGATATGTGCAAAGGGTCTATGCATCCCCTGCTTATATAGATCCGATTAATCTCTATctctattataaatataaatataaatatttggcttaattttttttttcaaagtacACAGGTCAACTTTCTACTCTAAGCATCATTTAATGAGATATCATTTAATGTTATATCATGTTTAATTAGTTGGTAACCGAAAAGAAAagagcattttttttaaggaagaaaggAGCGTTGTTGTTAGTGAGCAAATAACGTTAGTAGCCTAAAATTAGGGGGTtaattcaattgagattttaaaggattttaaaagacttttttgttttaaaaatgtcttTAGGTATTTAATCAAAACTTTTAAGTA harbors:
- the LOC11405567 gene encoding subtilisin-like protease SBT5.4, with product MPSSIHHVLVSLLICVLWTEPTIAIKQSYIVYLGSHSHGPDPSSFDIESATNSHYDLLGSYLGSTEKAKEAIFYSYNKNINGFAAILDEDEAAEVAKNPNVISIFLNKKHKLQTTHSWDFLRLKSNGGIRKDSIWKRSFGEDIIIGNIDTGVWPESKSFSDEGMGPIPKKWHGICQVDKQNQDKFFCNRKLIGARYFYKGFLASPSGGKGLHSVSFNSARDIDGHGTHTLSTAGGNFVANASVFGYGNGTASGGSPKARVVAYKVCWDSCYDADILAGFEAAISDGVDVLSVSLGGDFPVEFYDSSISIGSFHAVANNIIVVAAGGNSGPAPSTVSNLEPWVFTVAASTIDREFTSFVTLGDNKTLKGASLSELELLPNKLYPLITGADVKYDNASSKDALNCEGGTLDPQKAKGKILVCFQVPDDCHFLCRTHKGVEAARVGAVGIILANSDKDSGSGIQADPHVLPSSYVNFIDGSYIFNYINHTKSPVAYISKVTTQLATKPAPFIASFSARGPNLVEPTILKPDITAPGVDIIAAYSENISPSEQEYDKRRTLFNIMSGTSMSCPHVAGLVGLVKSLHPNWSPAAVKSAIMTTATTEDNTGGPILDSFKEKATPFDYGAGHIQPNRVVDPGLVYDLNITDYMNFLCARGYNSSMLRFFYGKPYTCPKSFNLKDFNYPAITILDFKVGQSINVTRTLTNVGSPSTYTAQIQAPPEYVIYVEPKTLSFNQKGEKKEFRVTLTFKLQSKDKSDYVFGKLIWTNGKNYVVGIPIALNNPH